agagcctaaaaataaagtcatgcgtttataaccaactaatcttcaACAAAGATGCTAAGAATGCTCATAGGAGAAAGGATATTCTCTATAATGAAAGttgttggaaaaattggatttgcCTGCAGCATAGTGAAACTGGACCCTTATGCCTCACCATATTAAAAACATCAAcgcacagtggattaaagatccAATTATAACTCTGGAAAGttatgaaactactagaaaaaaatacaggaaagttAGGACATCAGATTGGGCAAAGATGTGTCCCCAGAGCATTAtatacaaaagcaaaaaatagataaatggaatttaattaaattaaaattcttctgcacagcaaaggggaTAATCAAtcaagggaaaagaaaaaccttctgaatggaagaaaatatttgccaactatacatctgacaaggagttaataaccagaatacataaataactcaactcaaatcacaaaagaaaaagcacaaataattccattttcaaatgggcaatagatacataaaaaatgctcagtgtCATTTAtctttaggaaaatgcaaatcaaaaccacagagaTATCATCTCATTCAAGTTAGAATGCTTTTATCAAAAGGACCAAAAAAATACGTGCTAGTGAAGATATGGGAAAAAGGGAATTCTTGCACACTATTGGTAGGAGTATAAATTAGTGTAATCATCAGGGAAAACAGTATGACATTTCCACAAAAGATTCAAAAACTAGAATTGCAAAATGATTCAAATTCTACTACTTGGTATAtagtcaaaggaaatgaaactagtCTGTGGAAAACACATCTGTACTACCATGTCTACcgaagcactattcacaataaccaacaAGTAAAAACAcaatccaagaatctatccatcaagtggtgaatggataaagaaaatgtgctcaaTGTACACAGGGGAATCAACCATAAAAAATGCACATGGAACTGGAGgccattatgttaagtaaaataagacagatgcacaaagacaaatactgcatggcCTCACTAACATCTGGAATCTGAAGAAAGTTcatctcatagaagttgagaaTAGAGTGGTGGTTTTCAGAAGCTGGTGAGAGTAGCAGGGAAGGACAGTTGGGAGAAAGTTCATTAATGGGCACTAAGTTGTAATTAAATAGGAGAATTTCTGGAGTTCTACTGCATAGCAGGGTGCTGTGGACAATGATAACATACTGCACTTTTCTAGAAGCTACACaacaggattttgaatgtttttcatcataaGAGATGAcaaatgtttgaggagacagaTCTATTTGCCCTGATCTTACATTACATAATGTGCACACATTTTGAAATGTCACAttgtaccccacaaatatgtgCCATTTGTAATAAgtcactgaaaataaaatgtaagcatAGCTACTATAGTAAATTGAACTATCTAACTGTATAGTTAAACTATTCTTATATTGCAAATACTGAtcttttataaatacatatggCTTTGTAACTGAACACTCTGTTATTCAAGCTCCTGCTCTACCAGGTAGAAATTCTTTGTACTATTTTTCTAAAACACCAAACTCTGTCAGGACGACAAGGTCCAATGTTCATGATAAAGTGTAATCCAATAGTTTGGGATACATAAAATGTGCACCATCACACAAAGATACACTTACTGTTTAGTATTACTGCTACCAGTTTTTGTCCTCAAACAAAGAAGTTTTAAACAAACACTATTttacacagtctctctctctctctctctctctctctctctctctctctctcagtgggtcagcgctgtggctcacttggttaatcctccgcctgtggtgccagcatcctatatgggcactgggttctagtccagttgctcctcttccagtccagctctctgctgtggcccaggagtgcagtggaggatggctcaagtgcttaggcccctgcacccacatgggagaccaggaggaagcacctggctcctggctttggatctgcacagtgccggctatagtggccattttgggagtgaaccaatggaaggaagacctttctctctgtctctctctctcactgtctaactctgtcaaatatatatatatatatatatatatatatatatatatatatatatataatgcactGCAGAAGAGCTTGATTCTGATTGGTCATCAATGCAAGTCAAATCTTCCACTTAGGAATTTACAGCCTGATGTTTGGAAGTATTTTCTAGAGTAGCTTCTGTCTGGCTCCTCATATATTTCAAACCTTTTTCCTGCCTCCAATGGTTTGGGGATAACCAGGGATGTTATGACTTGGATGATAGCCTGGGTACCCCTCAAAGGTCCAAATATTATTGTAATTTGGTTCCCAAAGTCTTATATTAATAGTTAACAGACTAAGGGTGGAGACTTAAATCTAAAGGCAGCACCTTGGAGGTGGCCCCAGTGGGAAATCTTTAGGTCATGGCAGTTCTCATGACAGGGTTGGTTACACAAGCAAATCACACTTCCTGGTTCACAATGTGGTATGCCCACCACCATCTCCAGCCTCCTCAGAAACCTAAGCCATTGCTGCCCAATCTTCCACTATAGATTTCCAAACTGTAAGCTGACATAAACCTTCCTTCCTAAGAGGCTCCTTTCATTTTAGTTAAAGTCACAAAAAGCTGACTGATACAAGGGGGAGGCTCTCAAAAAGAGAGTAAGCTCTTTCTCACAAGACCTTGGCTAGCTATCACAAGAGAATTGCTATAAAAGCTTGCGCCCGACCCCACTCAGATGGCTGGCTTCCTGTTTAGCGATGTGATGCTTGCTCCTGCATGCCCTCCTGCCACTGCAATCGACCATATGCCACCCACGGGGAGAGCAAGGGCACTCACCAGAGCTTTAGCCAGGATGCTTGGACTtttagcctccaaaactgtgagctaaataaatctcttttctttgtatAATAAGGTTGCCTCAGCTATTTTACTATATAATGAAAAGCTGAGTAATACACTCTTCTATTCTGTACACACTTCTGACGTCAAGTGCAAAGGACATGTTCAGATTGCAAAATGACCTTCAGTTGTACTTTTGAGTCACAACTCCATGAGAGTCAcacagtgagtggcaggggtatTTCTGGGAGCCATTCTTATACTATGATAAACTACAACTTAACATATAGGAATGACTGCATACCACATAAACATTCTACTAATCTAAATATATCCCAACTCATCTTCTCCCTGCACCTGTCCCAAAAATATCCTTGACAGCTCCAATACTCCTTGACACAAGAGATGTACCAGAGGGAAATTTGATGTGGAAAGAGACTGAATATTAACCAATTGCAATTTGTAAGTCTTTTGAAAACTTTACAGAATCTGAAACCATGTGAATCTGTTTATAGCATCCATCCCTGGTCTTCAAAGGGCCCATGCAACTAAGCGACATTGAAACTTAAACTCCATTGGTTTCATGGTAAATaagtctctgtttctatctcttatTTCATAAACTTGCTGATTGGCCAAAATATGATGGGGAAAGAGAGATTTAGAAATCTGATTGGAGCAAATGTCAAATCatgtcaaacaaaaaataactttGTGATGTGTCAAAGTGGCATGATTTTCCTGAAGACCCTAGAGTGCAGACATTCACCCTCATACTGTCCCAGGAGCCACCAGTCCTGCCACAGCTGGCTGCAAATGACTAGAAACATCTAGTGTGTCCTGCCACGAGAGTAGGAAGCAATTACAAGGAATCTGTGTTTTAAGTAGGCATGTTTCAATGATCATTTTCTTATAACCAAAGTAACTTCCAAGTAGGAGGGGCTAACATGGGGAAATCTTACAAACAGTGAGACAAAGTTGATGATGCTCCATGAATTGTTGGGGTTAGACTGTACTAGCAATAATTACAGAACCAAAAAcaaaagttgattttaaaaaatcctatggAACTCCTAAAATTGTTCGTtctctatccatttgtttctcttttaagAAACCTTTCTGGGGACTGGCAttgatactggcattccatatggtagtgcccagccctgctcattgcagccattttaggagtgaaccagtagatggaaaatcaattcattctctctctctctttctctccacctctctccatatctctctgttgttctgcctttcaaataaataaatgaataattctcaaaaaaaaaagcctacctTTGATACTCATCTTCAGAGCAATTGGACAAAATTCCTCAAAGAGCATTTCATATCCAAAAGTGTCTTTGGTAGACCCCAATCTTCTGAGATTCTCCTGCAAAAAAAATAGCTCAATGGTCCAGTGAGCTTGAGAAAGGCTACATGTCATATTCCTGGATGTGAGATTAGGGTTTATGGTGCACGTCACCAAATCAAAGGCTCCAAGAAATTTTACAATAAAAACCTACTTACTCCAGTATTTTCTGCACTAATTTCACCATTTTCCAAATGATTTGTAAAACAATACAGTAGAATCAGAATTTCATGGGCCACACTCTGGGATATTTAtttccttgggccactgccagcACTACTGACTTGCCATATCAATATTTCTGCAAAGCGTATTTTCCACCACTTTCCTCTTCCTCATTGTGCCTTTGCCATGACGGGCTCTTTCCTCAGTCTTGGTCAGACTCCAGACATTCCCTACTTAGGAATTTAATACCTGCTGTTTCCTCTGCCTTGAACTCTCTTCTTCCAAATATGCAGTggtagggccagtgctatggtatagcaggtaaagccactgcttgccagcatcccatatgggtgccagttcaagtcccagttgctccacttctaatccagccctctgctatggcctggtaaagcagtagaagatggcccaagtccttgggccctgcaccaatgtgggagacctggaggaagctcctgtttcctggcttcagattggcgcacctctggccattgcagccacctggggagtgaaccagcagatagaaaacacctctctctctctctctctctctctctctcactgcctctctctctctctttctctttctttctttctctctctgcctctctgtaactctgcttttcaaataaataaataagataaaataataaaacaaaaatgcagtggcttatttttacttttcttgagTGTCTGTTCAGAAGTCAGCTTCTCAGAGAATCCTTTAGAGATGATAAAATTCAGATGTTGAAGCCCTAGCCCCCAGTCTGACTATACTTCAAGACATGGTTTTTAAGGAGGTAGACTCAATGAGGTCGTGAGGGTGAGGCCCTGCACTGCAGGGCTGATGTTcttagaagcagcagcagagacaccaggagccaggagacagagaaTCAAGGTCAGggaaggacacagtgagaaggggGCTGAGTGCAAGCTAAGGAGGGAAGCCTCAGGAGaagccaggctgctggcttcttaATCTTGAACCTCCAGGCTTCAGCACTGGAGAGATTCGTTTCTGTTATCTAACCATGCAATccgtggtattttgttatggcagtccTGGAAGACTAATACACCTCACCTACTAATGCACTCCCTGTTATTCTCTCATCTCTTGTCTTGCTTTATTTCCTGCAGAGCATTATCACTACTTAacgttatatatttgaaaggcagtagagTAGATAAGTGTTTGGGTTCTGGGCACAAATCCTGACTCCACTGCCTTCTAGTATCACAATCCATGAGAAGTTATGAAAGCTCCCTGAGTGTCTCCATTTGTAAAATGATGGTGACAGAGCTGGTTCTCCAAAGGCATTGCTATCAGCATGTAACAAGTTACACCATGTGAAGTGCTTAGCTTAGTACCTGGAACAACACAAGCACTCAAGAACTGTTAGCTGCTATAGGTTATTGTCTGTCTACCCCACAGGAATGACAGCTCAAAGACACACACTTTCTCCTAGCTATGTGTATGTCCACAGCCTCCAAATCCATGCCTCTAAGGCACAGGTTAAGACCTCAGTCAGTATTGGTTACCTGCTGACTCTTTAAAAGTCATAGGGAAATGAAAATGACCTACACAAGTTAAAATCacttggataaaaaaaaaaaaagttggaggacaaacaatacctgatttcaaagcttaTCCTAAAGCTGCAATAATCTAGACAGAGTGGTATttgtgcaaagattttttttttgacaggcagagtggacagtgagagaaagagacagagagaaaggtcttcctttgccgttggttcaccctccaatggccgccgcggcaggcgcgctgtgaccggtgcaccgcactgatccgatggcaggagccaggtgcttatcctggtctctcatggggtacagggcccaagcacttgggccatcctccactgcactcccaggccacagcagagagctggcctggaagaggggcaactgggacagaatccggcgccttgaccgggactagaacctggtgtgccggcgctgcaaggcagaggattagcctagtgagctgcggcgccggctgtgcAAAGATTAATGATGACATCAATGGAGCACAATAGAGAATGCTAAAATAAACCCACAAAAAAAAGGCCCATAGGTCTTTTCTAAAAGTTCACaaaacaaagcttttttttttcattgaataaaTACCTTGTATTTATTCCCacctgagttctgagctcttgtCTTTGTATTTACTGTACTTTTGCTGCTAGCCAATGCTACTTTAATTGACCTAGGCTAATGAGCAAAGTCCAGAGGGGCAGCTGGAAAGAGTCAGAGGGATGTAGGCTCACACTGCAATAGTCAGTACATCTGCATCGTGAGCAACACCtcatgtcaaaaaaaaacagcacGCATATTTTTACATCACTCCACTTCATTTAAAAGTCATTATTTTGATAGTTTTGCTTGTATTTGATGTTTTGTGCTGTTTTGCTATATgtaatttcatatttcagctaTCAGTCAATGGTTCTTTGGCACCTTCTACTGATGAACTTCAGAACTTCTGTTGCTCTGATATCATTACAATGAATCATCCTTTATGGCTCAGTCAGCCAAATGCAGAATTTAAATCAGATGCCTGGTGAATTTAGCATTACCTTAAATTGGTTGCAATTGGCTATGGTAGGTAGCAATTGGCCAGCTATCACTAACAGTACAGTATAATATGTGGTGTGACAGCAATTTCCTGAGAACTTTTTCCTAAATATCAACTTTTGCAATTACTTGTGCCTTAACTCTTCATGTAAATCAATAGTGGGAACACTCACTAATCAGGAACTCATTGGGAGCACTTGCTCTATCTTCACCAATGTTGACATTTCCAATTTGATTAATGATAATTCCTAAAtggtaaaaatacaaagaatttgaTGTAATTACAGCAGCAAATTTTATACTTTCTATGGAACCCCATGACAAGTTCTGGCAAACCCAACAGATTACCAGTGTGTCAAACATCTGCATGTTTCTATAGATTCTGTGCCTACATGTCACCCTGAGAAACCAGCTTTTATGGGGACATGAGCCTTTAAGGATAAAAGATCTTAAACTCTGAAGGatgttttaataaattataaatattcaatATTCTAGAAGTTCTCAGTGATATTCATAAACCAAGAAAATCTTTTATACTTACAATGATCAGAAACTGAAACTCATAAAGCAATACAATAACATACAGCATATTAACTACTTAGTGATACATCCAAAAAGAAAGTTCAGCTGATATACTGAAAACTGTATATCACTgttcagagaaattaaagaagattcaaataaatggaaagctaTGTCATGCTTATGGGTCAGAAGACTCAATTCTTTCTCCATATTGACGTACAGAGTCAGCAAAATTTTAATCAAAAATCCTAGCAGTGTTTTTTATAGAAATTTATAAGCTGACTTTCTAAAACtcatagagaaatgaaaatgaactatACAAGCTAAAACAACTTGGAAAAAGACAAAGTTGGAGGACAAACAATAACTGATTTCCAAGCTTATtctaaagctatagtaatcaagacAGAGTGGTACTGGTGCAGAGATTAACAATGAGATCAGTGGAGCAGAAGAGAAAGTGGAGAATGATGAAATAAACCCATACAAAATGGACttctgatttttgacaaaggtgcaaaGGTAATTCATTGGAGCAAGTAGTGCTGAAATAATAGCCatatgtaaacaaaaagaaaagaactctaatccatacctctcaccaaaCAAAAAATAACTCATTTAGGTTATGGACCTAAATATCAAACCTAAAGCTATAAAACTTCTATAAAGACAATAAGAGGATACTTTTGTGACTTTGGGTTGCACAAAATTTCTGAGACATGAAAATCACAATCCATAAAGAGCAACTTGACAAACTGCTTTTCATCAGAAttatgtggggtttttttgtttgtttgtttgttttgacaggcagagtggacagcgagagagagagagagagagagagagagagaaagagagaaagagagcgacagagacaaaggtcttccttttgccgttggttcaccctccaatggccactgcagccagcgcaccgcgctgatccgatggcaggagccaggtgcttctcctggtctcccatgcgggtgcagggcccaagcacttgggccatcctccactgcactcccaggccatagcagagagctggcctggaagaggggcaaccgggacagaatccggtgccccaaccgggactagaacccggtgtgccggcaccgcaggcagaggattagcctagtgagccgcggtgccggccagaattatgtattttgaaagacattgttgaatgaataaaagataaaacacatattgggagaaaaacatttttaaatcaaatatctGATAATTGACCTGTGTCCAGAAAATATAAATAGCTCACAAaattcaataagaaaacaaactacATAACTTTTATTAATGGATAAAATAGCTGAATGGGCATTATGGGCATTTCATCAAACAAGACAAATGTCAGATAAGCATGTGACAAGATGTTCAACGTCACTAGGGAAGTGCATATTAAAATCACAATATACCAATTCAAACCATTGGAATgtctaaaatttaaaagagtCACCATACCAACAGTTTCTGAGTATGTAAAAGAACTGGAATTTTCAAATGatggaatataaaatggtataacCACTTTGACAACTGTATGTTGACTTTTTAAGATACTGCCAAACATCTACCAGAGGATCCAGTCATTCTACAAGGTATTTTCCCAGAAGAAATGAAAGCACTTGTTCTTATGAAGTTGTACCAGATGTGAATAGAACCTTTTTTGTAGTAtcctaaaacagaaaacaacccaaatatctacCAACAggtaaatagataaacaaaatactattcagcaatataAAGTAACAAATTACTAATATAGACAagttaatttcaaattttaagtgAAGTAATCTACACACTAATAGGGTACGTACCATATGATTCCATTCTAGAAGATGCAGACAAATGAGTAGGAACAGATAGTTGTTAAGTAGATGCCTGAGAATCCAAAGGTGGAAACCGAAAAGGAACATGAGAACACTTACGGGGAATGAATATATTCATTATTTGATTGTGGTGGTAACTTCATGGCATAAACATATGTCAAAACATATCAAGTTATACATTTAAGTACGTGCAGTTTATTACACTTCAATACTACACTAAAATAgctactttaaaagaaaataggaaaacattGATGTCTACTTCCAAGAGTATACTCTCAAAAACTTTTGGTGCAGACCTGGATGATCTCAGATTCCGTCTTTTATCTCCTGCCTCTTTTGAAACTTTCTTTTGCTACCATTTCCCTCACTTTTCCTTCCTGCAGGCTTCTCTCTTGTCCCTGAGTGCCTCCCTTCCTCTCAGCTTCTTCCCTggtcctcttccttcctcccataTCTTAAAAGAGAGCATTCTTTCGGGTCTACCACTGGTATTTATTGTCATGTACACTCCCTCCTGAGCAATCTCTCCAACCCCTTGACTTAGCCACCTTCTGTAAGTAATAGATCCCAAATCTACATGGCAAGCCTTGTCTTCTCTCCTGAACTCCTTATTTCCACCGGGTTCCTGAACATCTCGACAACACTTCCAGTTGAATGCCTACAAAACTATATGTCTCTCCATCCAAACCTGCTGCCCAGCCTTGGAATCAGGCCTCCACTTGTACCACCACCATCCAAGTCAGATACAGCACAGAGAGCTTGGTTCTGGATATGAATCTGAATTGGAATCCTACCTTTGCCACTTTCTAGATAGATGCATATCATGGGCATCTCATTTACCCTTCCTGTGCCTAAGTTTTTCATCTGTATAATGAGGCTCAGAAGGTTACTGTGAAGATGACTCATAGTCAGTGAATAGTTATTATTGGTTAGTGTCCCTGgcaccacctccctctctccattggATCATTCACTGGGGTTGTCCTGCAGCCTCCCTCTCTGTTGTCTCCTATGTCAGATTCCCATCTTGCTACAGTGATGAGACAGCCTATTCAGACCTCTCTAGTTCATTTGGTAAAGTGCTGCCTAAGTGATTCCTGGGCCCAGGTCACATCATGCATGTCCATGATCAAAGAACTTTGCCTGGTCCTTCTTGTCCAAATAGAATAGTCCTTAGCAGCTTTGACAGCACTGCACCCTCTCAGCGTACTCCTTATGACACTCTCTGAACTCTGTATCATTTGATTACTCTCAGTCCTTGCCTATCTTCCACAAACCCTGCCCTACCTACTGTCATGTGTTTGTTTGAGGAGGATTTTCCTAAGCTACCCATCCCACAGGTTTAGCTCAAGTGCTATCTTCTTAATGAACTCAGCCCAATTCCTTGGTTGGAATTAATCAGTCTCTCTTCAGCACTTCCACTGTACTTTGTTTATATATTGGTCCAGGGGAATGACAATATTGTCGTTTATATATTTGCCCATTCCCCTTACTTACCTTTCTCCTGGCATGTAATGAAACCTTGCAAACAGAATGAAACAGGAAGAAAGAGCATGACAAACTGTCTACCTACCAACTGCCTAACATCTGCCTGGAAATGTCACCTGCTGATAGAGGCTGTTTGAAGACTGACATGCTGCAAATTACCATCTTGTCTGAGCTGAAGGAGCACCAGAGAGCATCTCAATGGAAATGGTAAGCCAGATAATAGCAGCAACACCACTTCTGGGTTCCTGCAGTGGGGGAAGAGACACAAATCAAGTGCACTGAATGTACTTGGGAGATTAAGACATCTCTCTTCTGAGGAGGAAGCTGTTTACTATTCTCCGGCTCGGGAACGCCAGGCAGCAGCGGAGACCCTCTCCAGTTTTTCTATTTTGTGAATTAGGATGCAGACTTTACAGCTGGGGTTAAGTCTCTGCATGGCCATGCCAAGTACCTGATGGGAGAATTTGGGAGGCCCTGGCAATAGCTTGATCTTGACATCTGGTGCCAGAAACTCACAAGAGTAGCTGCCAAGGGGATGGGGACAAGGTGAGCCTCTGAGAAGGGAGATGAACCCTGGGAGGTGGCTGCCATCCCCATTCCTCCACCAAATTTTCAAAATTCTCCAGGGAATCCTTTGAATGTGGAAGTGAGTCTTTAAgtcaattttaatttaataagccagcatctttggaaatttttctgcTAAAGCAGTCACTGGCACTCAATATAGTCAACAAGTCATTGTCAGCTTTACCATTTGTCAgtttcttactttttcttttcccagaaaCTTGGAGCACTCTCCTTATGATGCtggggccactgcctgtagcCAACAGCAGGCCATGGATAGAGTAAGCAGAGCAAGGCTACTGCAGCAAGCATCAGGGGCAGGTGAAATGGAGCCAATCGCTCCCTCCTCCACTGTTGTCACTTATGGCTATTTCGGCTTCGGTCTGTCTCCACTCCCACTGGGCAGGTGccatgcctttcttttctttggctGACCAGCATCTATTCCAGAAGTCGGGTTCCAGGGAAATTAATTGTCAATAAGCCAACTAATGCAACTTTTAGAGAAGGCTTCAGAGTAGAGCACACAAGTACTGGGAAGAAGCTTTACTTGTGGAAAGAATCTTGTTTCTCCACCCCTGGTATAAGTTTCATCAACTATGGGTATAGGAACATTCACTTGTTTCCTAGACACAGGTACACAGGTAGAATAGCATGGCTACTCTATAAGTTTTAACTCtgaaatttaagaaatacaagGAAAATTCTTCCTATGTCTGGGAACGGTTGAATCAGGTACTTTTCATTCCAAATGAACTGAAGCCAAAGAAATCTCAGCTTCCCAGTcatccccacccctgccatgTCAAAGCTCATTTCTGGGAGAGCTTGCCTGTTCTACCTTTCAATTGGTCTACACTTTGTAGTTTAGTTACAGAGTAACCTGCCAGCCACCCTCTCAGAACCCATCTGCCTATTTAAATAGAGCAAAGTCCATGACACGTTCCACAGGGATGTGCTGAGCAAAGGCCAGAGCCCCAGAAGAAAACAGGGCTGACTGAGCAAAGCCACCTTCGTCCCTGGGGGGTGTGCACTGCTGGCAATGAGCTCTGTGCTCTCAGCCTTCGTGAGAGAGCTCCCTGGCTGGTTCCTGCTCTCTGGGGTCTTCCTGCCTGTGGCTTTGCTGCTGGTCCTCCTCATCGCCTACTTCAGGATCAAACTGATTGAGGGTAAGTGTGAAGCCCTAGGCGTCCTTGCGCGTGACACACCTTTGAAATAGGCGAATGCACTGTCAGTGCAGCTGGCAAATCTTTTGTTGTTTGCAGGTACTTGGTAATGGCAAAGTTTGATCCTTTCAACTATGTGGCTTGTATGCTGAGAAGCCCTGCTGCAGGGACCCTTAACTAGAGTCCCTCTTGGCCAGGCCGTGAATCAGCAATTCTGACCCATAGTCATTTGTCTCTGTCTCATAAGGTGATACATTCACAAACATTAGAACAGTGTCCATGTCTGCCTTctctatgtgtgcatgtgtccatgtgtgtccatgtgtgtgcaggtatcCAGGAGTACGGGCCCAAACACACTTCTTCCTTATCCACTGAACTTCTAGTCAGGAAGTGCGCTAACCACGGTGCCATCGCACGCAGTGCTTGGCAAATGGAAAGCTATGAGAGTTGTTTCGTAGGGTGCAGAGGCAAAGAAACAATCGCAGGAAGCTGCAAATGCTCCTGAATTAAGATCGTTTaattaaaattcatgaaattgGGCTGTGACTTACAGGCTACATGTGAATCCAGTATTAGATTAATACCTTAGAGGTTAATAACTATCCCTACAAAATTagtcacatttattaatttggttGGTGTCATATTAAACT
The sequence above is drawn from the Lepus europaeus isolate LE1 chromosome 3, mLepTim1.pri, whole genome shotgun sequence genome and encodes:
- the SMLR1 gene encoding small leucine-rich protein 1; amino-acid sequence: MSSVLSAFVRELPGWFLLSGVFLPVALLLVLLIAYFRIKLIEVNEELSQAPYRSRQQSLKDSSSLHRRMKRRDYRGMTKAKA